The Psychrobacter sp. P11G3 genomic interval CATTGACTACGTCAATTCAACATTATTCAACATACTATTACTATCTACATCGACTCACTTTATCTATACTCATAATAGTAAGTCGTAGAAAAAGATGCCAGTTAGACATTTAAAATATTGTTTGATTGCGCGTTTCATTAAAAGAATGACAAATAATAATATTTCAAGGAGTAGATATATGGGTATGTTTAGCTTTGCAAAAGATATCGGTGATAAGATTTTTAACCGTGATGACGAAAAGCATGATGCTAAGACAGAAACGAAAGCAGATGCCAATACACCAGTACAAAGCAGTGAGCCGAGTGCACAATCAGTTGCCAATATTTTGTTGCGCCGTATTCAGCAGCAAAACCTCAACATCAGTAACCTAAAAATTAAATATAATGGATCTACAGATACTGCAGAAATTAGCGGTAATGCCAAAACTCAAGCTGATCGTGAAAAAGCCATTATCGCTATCGGTAATGTGCAAAACGTTGCAAAAGTTATTGATAATATCGATATCGAAGAAGATGCGCCTGAATCTACGATGTATACGGTGAAGTCTGGTGACAGTTTGTCTAAGATTGCTAAAGAAGTTTATGGTTCATCTGGCGATTATATGAAGATATTCGAAGCAAACAAACCAATGTTATCTGATCCAGATAAAATCTATCCAGGTCAAGTACTACGCATTCCTAAGCCATAATGCTAAAAGAAGCGTATAGAAAAATAATATTTTAAATATGATATTCTAATAAAAAAAACCTCTTATTATTAAGAGGTTTTTTTGTATTGTACATTTCAAATAACTATTTTATTTCAGGGATATTTGATAGTCATAAAGGGATTGGTTAATTGGTTAAGCCTAGCTTATTATGCTGCTCAGTTAGAGCCCATTCGATATGCTCATCTAGCATGTCACCATGTAAAGCCAATTTGGACTTTAACTGTTCGACCACTTCTAAGCTAGCATTAGCATTGCCAAGTCCGATAGCGATATTACGTAAAAAATTCACATAGCCGGTGCGTCTAAGCGGGCTACCTTGAGTGTTCTTCATAAAGTCGGCTTCTTGCCACTGCCATAGTTCAAGCAAGCTACTATTATCCAATCCGTGCCTTGATGCGAAGTCATCAACAGTAGTTAGATTGGCATAACGATTCCATGGACAGATTAACTGACAATCATCACAGCCAAAGACCCGATTGCCAATTGCGCGTCTATATTTGGTATCGATGACGCCATCATGCTCGATAGTTAAATAGGAGATACAAGCAGAGGCGTTGAGCTCATGGGGCGCTATAATTGCTTGAGTAGGGCATATGTCAATACAAGCGCTACAACTACCGCAATGCTCCTTGACCGGTTTGTCATCGGGCAGCTCAAGGCTCAAAAATAGCTCACCGAGTACAAAAAATGAGCCAGCTTGCTTATTTATAAGTAGTGTATGTTTACCTGTCCAACCGAGACCTGCTGCATCTGCAATCGGCCGCTCAAAGATAGGCGCCGAATCGCTAAAAGGTCTAAACACAAATTCTTTTTCTGAACCGATATCCAAATGTTGCCATTCAGGGAGCATTGTTTCTATCTTCAAAGCCAATTGCTTTAAACGGCTACGCATCGTTTTATGGTAGTCACGCCCTCTTGCATAACGCGCGATGATGCCTTTATTGGGATGATCATTATCAGTCACAGCACGCGGCGTCGGTGATTGAGTTAGATAATCCATACGTACGCTGATGATGGTCTTTGCGCCTTCTACTAGCTGATCAGGATGAGCGCGCAGATCATGATTATTATGCATAAACTGCAGTTGACCCTCATAACCTTTATCTAGCCACTTCTGTAGTTGTTCAATCTGCTGAGTAAACAAAGGATGATGCACAGATAAAAAACCACAATCAGCAAATCCTAGTGCTTGTGCTTGTGCTTTGATCCACTGCTTAACATCAGCTGTAGTTGCAAATACAGTTGGATTGGTAATGGTAATTCTGTTTTTATCAGTAGGCATAGAGAGTAGGTGCTTATTAGATGGTTTTCTCGTTTGTTTTAATCAGATTATTCATATCTGACAATCAGAGATAATGTAAATACCGCTATGATAAGCCAGTGAGCAATGAGTGCAAGTATAAAAGA includes:
- the lysM gene encoding peptidoglycan-binding protein LysM, with translation MGMFSFAKDIGDKIFNRDDEKHDAKTETKADANTPVQSSEPSAQSVANILLRRIQQQNLNISNLKIKYNGSTDTAEISGNAKTQADREKAIIAIGNVQNVAKVIDNIDIEEDAPESTMYTVKSGDSLSKIAKEVYGSSGDYMKIFEANKPMLSDPDKIYPGQVLRIPKP
- the queG gene encoding tRNA epoxyqueuosine(34) reductase QueG, whose product is MPTDKNRITITNPTVFATTADVKQWIKAQAQALGFADCGFLSVHHPLFTQQIEQLQKWLDKGYEGQLQFMHNNHDLRAHPDQLVEGAKTIISVRMDYLTQSPTPRAVTDNDHPNKGIIARYARGRDYHKTMRSRLKQLALKIETMLPEWQHLDIGSEKEFVFRPFSDSAPIFERPIADAAGLGWTGKHTLLINKQAGSFFVLGELFLSLELPDDKPVKEHCGSCSACIDICPTQAIIAPHELNASACISYLTIEHDGVIDTKYRRAIGNRVFGCDDCQLICPWNRYANLTTVDDFASRHGLDNSSLLELWQWQEADFMKNTQGSPLRRTGYVNFLRNIAIGLGNANASLEVVEQLKSKLALHGDMLDEHIEWALTEQHNKLGLTN